In a single window of the Diospyros lotus cultivar Yz01 chromosome 10, ASM1463336v1, whole genome shotgun sequence genome:
- the LOC127811558 gene encoding transcription termination factor MTERF9, chloroplastic — MAVSSLGTFGSAPPCFRLHVGMPLSNRLRAWIGLQRGRSTRGGRKGRATRLFVLSSHSNAKLLKSNRRSRYGKALSPYDGVDGVEDDDWFSSEDEFADEEAFDSDKQGFKSRKPRNNNQVRHRLSEDSLQSKTAGSFHSTSSRQNNIGSFHGDCGGKLEAGQSAKDRFCNLSEELDIDEKWFPLLDYLSTFGLKESHFIQIYERHMPSLQINVGSARERLEFLLSVGVKHKDIRKILLRQPQILGYTVENNLKSHVAFLGSLGIPDSRIGQIITVTPSLFSYSVENSLKPTVRYLLEEVGIKKSELSKVVQLSPQILVQRIDSSWTTRFNFLTKELGAPRDSIVKMVTKHPQLLHYSIEDGLLPRINFLRSIGMRNSDILKVLTSLSQVFSLSLEGNLKPKYMYLVNELQNEACVLTAICQQNALK, encoded by the exons ATGGCGGTTTCTTCTCTCGGTACTTTCGGCTCCGCCCCTCCTTGTTTTCGGCTCCATGTGGGAATGCCTCTCTCGAACCGTCTAAGAGCGTGGATTGGATTGCAAAGAGGCAGAAGTACTAggggaggaagaaaaggaagagcGACGCGGCTCTTTGTTCTGTCGTCTCATTCCAACGCGAAGCTTCTCAAGTCCAATCGCCGCTCTCGCTACGGCAAGGCACTGTCCCCTTACGACGGCGTCGACGGCGTCGAAGACGACGATTGGTTTTCCTCTGAG GATGAGTTTGCAGATGAAGAAGCCTTTGATTCTGATAAACAGGGATTTAAATCACGGAAACCAAGAAACAATAACCAAG TTAGGCACAGGCTTTCAGAAGACTCGTTACAGTCGAAAACTGCAGGCAGTTTTCATTCTACATCAAGCAGACAAAATAATATTGGCTCCTTCCATGGTGATTGTGGAGGAAAG CTGGAGGCTGGGCAATCTGCGAAGGACAGATTTTGCAATCTGTCAGAAGAACTTGATATAGATGAGAAATGGTTTCCACTTCTCGATTACTTGAGCACTTTTGGACTTAAGGAGTCGCACTTCATCCAAATATATGAGAGGCACATGCCTTCCCTTCAGATAAATGTGGGTTCTGCACGGGAAAGGTTGGAGTTCTTGTTGAGTGTTGGTGTCAAACATAAAGACATCAGAAAGATACTATTAAGGCAACCACAAATCTTAGGGTACACAGTGGAGAACAATCTGAAATCTCATGTTGCATTTTTGGGGAGTTTGGGTATTCCAGATTCTAGAATAGGGCAGATAATCACTGTTACTCCATCTCTGTTTTCTTATAGTGTGGAGAATTCTTTGAAACCCACAGTGAGGTACTTGCTTGAAGAGGTTGGCATTAAGAAGAGTGAATTAAGTAAAGTTGTGCAGCTTAGCCCTCAAATCCTGGTTCAGAGGATTGATAGTTCATGGACAACTCGTTTCAATTTTCTTACAAAGGAATTGGGGGCACCCAGAGATAGTATAGTGAAGATGGTCACCAAACACCCTCAACTACTTCACTACAGCATAGAGGATGGTTTACTGCCAAGAATCAATTTTCTAAGGAGTATTGGGATGCGTAATTCCGACATTTTGAAAGTGTTGACTAGCCTTAGCCAG GTATTTTCTCTATCACTGGAAGGAAATCTGAAACCCAAGTATATGTACTTGGTCAACGAGCTTCAAAATGAG GCTTGTGTTTTGACTGCAATCTGTCAACAGAATGCTCTGAAGTAG
- the LOC127811988 gene encoding scarecrow-like protein 21: MKASSKQGNSDASGRMYYQPVQEVDSYTWHPSQNADVGLSSEVGDFCVQPPEQLCTFESSAATGCYPFRNSPSTGSFSPLGSPVSAPDSVSCSGTGQFPHNTVSSAVSGICLTDNDNEFGQKLRELEAAMLGPDPNILEARNIAITGGLNLFSPDTKKWKQVMDISKRSLKDVLIACAKAVADSDLSTAEFLLSELRQMVSVSGDPLQRIGAYMLESIVARLASSGNSIYKALKCEEPASSELLSYMHLLYEVCPYFKFGYMSANGAIAGAMKDEKRIHIIDFQIAQGTQWITLIQALAARPGGPPQIRITGVDDSTSASARGGGLDIIGKRLTRFAESCKVPFEFHGVPLSGSQVEIKDLKVQPGEPLAVNFAFMLHHMPDENVGIQNHRDRLLRLVKNLSPKLVTLVEQESDTCTASFLPRFIETLDYYLAIFESIDETLPRGHKDRINVEQHCLAREIVNIIACEGSERVERHELLGKWRSRFLMAGFKPYPLNSVVNATIKSLLKYYSERYRLEERDGALYLGWMSRDLVTSCAWR; the protein is encoded by the coding sequence ATGAAGGCATCTTCGAAACAAGGGAATTCAGATGCATCCGGCAGGATGTATTACCAGCCCGTGCAAGAGGTTGATTCTTATACTTGGCATCCCTCGCAGAATGCGGATGTCGGTTTATCCTCTGAAGTCGGGGACTTTTGCGTTCAACCTCCTGAGCAACTATGCACTTTTGAATCATCCGCCGCAACGGGTTGTTACCCTTTCCGAAATTCTCCATCCACTGGAAGCTTCTCACCTCTTGGAAGCCCTGTCTCAGCACCAGATTCTGTGTCATGTTCTGGTACAGGACAATTCCCCCATAATACTGTTAGTTCAGCAGTAAGTGGGATTTGCTTAACAGATAATGACAATGAATTTGGGCAGAAGCTAAGGGAGCTGGAGGCTGCTATGCTGGGACCTGATCCCAATATCCTTGAAGCACGTAATATAGCAATCACGGGTGGACTTAATCTGTTTTCACCCGATACAAAGAAGTGGAAACAAGTTATGGACATTAGCAAAAGGAGCTTGAAAGATGTGCTTATTGCCTGTGCAAAAGCTGTAGCGGATTCTGATCTATCAACAGCCGAATTTTTATTGTCAGAGTTGCGCCAAATGGTATCGGTTTCTGGTGATCCATTACAAAGAATAGGAGCCTACATGTTGGAAAGCATTGTTGCAAGGTTGGCCTCCTCCGGGAATTCCATATACAAAGCCCTAAAATGTGAAGAGCCTGCCAGTTCTGAGCTCCTCTCATATATGCACTTGCTTTATGAAGTCTGCCCATACTTCAAGTTTGGTTATATGTCTGCCAATGGAGCAATTGCTGGAGCCATGAAAGACGAAAAAAGAATTCACataattgattttcagattGCTCAGGGAACTCAGTGGATCACCCTGATTCAGGCCCTTGCAGCTCGGCCTGGAGGACCCCCTCAGATCCGCATCACGGGTGTTGATGATTCTACATCGGCATCTGCCAGGGGAGGAGGACTCGATATCATTGGGAAAAGGTTGACAAGGTTTGCGGAGTCGTGTAAAGTGCCCTTCGAGTTCCATGGCGTTCCCCTGTCAGGTTCTCAGGTTGAGATTAAAGATCTCAAGGTTCAGCCCGGGGAGCCACTGGCTGTGAATTTTGCGTTTATGCTGCACCACATGCCGGATGAGAATGTGGGAATTCAGAACCACCGGGACAGACTGTTAAGGTTAGTTAAGAACTTGTCTCCCAAACTTGTAACTCTTGTTGAGCAGGAATCCGACACCTGCACTGCCTCATTCCTTCCCCGATTCATCGAGACATTGGACTACTACTTGGCTATTTTCGAATCAATCGATGAGACGCTCCCTCGGGGGCACAAGGATCGGATCAATGTTGAACAGCATTGTCTGGCTCGGGAGATCGTCAACATAATCGCCTGCGAAGGGTCTGAGCGAGTAGAGCGCCACGAGCTGCTCGGGAAATGGAGATCAAGGTTCCTTATGGCCGGTTTCAAGCCATACCCATTGAACTCCGTGGTGAATGCTACGATCAAGTCTCTTCTCAAGTACTACAGCGAAAGATACAGGCTTGAAGAGAGAGATGGGGCTCTCTATCTGGGCTGGATGAGTCGAGATTTAGTCACCTCTTGCGCATGGAGGTGA